The Pseudomonas fluorescens genome includes a window with the following:
- the ihfA gene encoding integration host factor subunit alpha, whose amino-acid sequence MGALTKAEMAERLYEELGLNKREAKELVELFFEEIRHALEDNEQVKLSGFGNFDLRDKRQRPGRNPKTGEEIPITARRVVTFRPGQKLKARVEAYAGTKS is encoded by the coding sequence ATGGGGGCTCTGACGAAAGCTGAGATGGCGGAACGTCTGTATGAGGAGCTGGGCCTGAATAAACGGGAGGCCAAAGAATTGGTCGAACTGTTTTTCGAAGAAATCAGGCACGCTCTGGAAGACAACGAGCAGGTCAAGTTGTCCGGTTTCGGCAATTTCGACCTTCGGGACAAACGCCAGCGGCCTGGCCGCAATCCGAAAACGGGAGAAGAAATCCCGATCACGGCTCGCCGTGTGGTCACCTTTCGTCCAGGGCAGAAGTTGAAGGCCCGAGTTGAGGCTTATGCTGGAACCAAGTCATAA
- a CDS encoding MerR family transcriptional regulator, producing the protein MLEPSHNDELPVIPGKRYFTIGEVSELCAVKPHVLRYWEQEFPQLNPVKRRGNRRYYQRQDVLMIRQIRALLYDQGFTIGGARLRLSGDEAKDDTTQYKQMIRQMIAELEDVLVVLKK; encoded by the coding sequence ATGCTGGAACCAAGTCATAACGACGAACTACCCGTCATCCCGGGCAAACGCTACTTCACCATTGGTGAAGTCAGCGAGCTGTGTGCGGTAAAACCGCACGTGCTGCGCTATTGGGAGCAGGAGTTTCCTCAACTCAACCCGGTCAAGCGCCGCGGAAACCGCCGGTATTATCAGCGTCAAGACGTGCTGATGATCCGGCAGATCCGCGCGCTGCTGTACGATCAGGGGTTCACCATCGGCGGCGCACGCCTGCGCCTCTCCGGTGATGAGGCCAAGGACGATACAACCCAGTACAAACAGATGATCCGCCAGATGATCGCCGAGCTTGAAGATGTGCTGGTGGTGCTCAAGAAATAA
- a CDS encoding response regulator, producing the protein MNALTTVAEPGVVLIVDDTPDNLAMLSDALNDAGYMVLVALDGLSALNRIERRRPDLILLDAMMPGLDGFETCRRIKEQPANADIPVLFMTALTESRHVVQGFEVGGSDYVTKPIQTDEVLARVAAHLRTSRILLSARAASQPAAPSLDDEPAHRVLSARFQLTGREVEVLRWVACGKTNRDIGTILDLSPRTVNKHLEHVYVKLGVETRTAATSVALSAMTDSRNSASR; encoded by the coding sequence ATGAATGCACTGACCACAGTCGCTGAACCCGGTGTCGTGTTGATTGTGGACGACACCCCGGACAACCTCGCCATGCTCTCCGACGCCCTCAACGATGCCGGCTACATGGTGCTGGTGGCCCTCGACGGGCTCAGCGCCCTGAACCGCATCGAACGCCGGCGTCCAGACCTGATCCTGCTGGATGCGATGATGCCGGGCCTGGACGGCTTCGAGACCTGCCGGCGGATCAAGGAGCAACCGGCCAACGCCGATATTCCGGTGCTGTTCATGACCGCGCTGACGGAAAGCAGGCATGTGGTCCAGGGCTTTGAAGTGGGTGGCAGCGACTACGTGACCAAGCCGATCCAGACCGACGAAGTGCTGGCCCGGGTCGCCGCGCACCTGCGCACCTCGCGCATCCTGCTCTCGGCCCGAGCGGCGTCACAACCAGCCGCGCCGAGCCTGGACGACGAGCCGGCGCACAGAGTGCTGTCGGCACGCTTTCAGCTCACCGGTCGAGAAGTCGAGGTTCTGCGCTGGGTGGCCTGCGGCAAGACCAACCGCGACATCGGCACCATTCTTGATCTGAGCCCACGCACCGTGAACAAACATCTGGAACATGTGTATGTGAAGTTAGGTGTAGAAACACGCACAGCAGCGACCTCCGTGGCCTTGTCGGCCATGACCGATTCTCGCAACAGTGCTTCAAGGTGA